Proteins found in one Mucilaginibacter gracilis genomic segment:
- a CDS encoding multicopper oxidase family protein: protein MKKLLFAIVLLGAVIIYSCNKSSGGSGSTGGTTNTTSTTYNALYIPPTLTGTSFNISLAKSSKQFFATGADTPTYSYNGLPFWGPTLIFNKGDNITLNVTNNLTDTTTVHWHGFHIPPIMDGGPHQKIAPGTTWSPHFVVMNSASTYWFHPHLHEKTYQQLTMGAGGLIIVRDPIETALNLPRNYGVDDIPLVLTSRRFNADNSFNTNVNDYGDYLLANGTLNPQATLPKQFVRFRILNAEIERAYNLGFGDNRTFYVISNDGGLLDAPAPVTRLVLGVGERAEVLVDLSNDAVGSNVSFKSYNSGQTFGFPGGEPSTSGALGSLLNNTTFEVLNINVAAATSGAVTAIPTKLTTNTYLAASDATSTIVTNITAGQGSSEFAFDNNNYNYITINHTIPLNTVVKWTFVNSNVFGHSIHIHDIQFKIVSRSSGTIQPYEQGWKDSFFLHLGETVSVVAKFNDFADGTNPYMYHCHFPNHEDAGLMGQFLVTP from the coding sequence ATGAAAAAGCTATTGTTTGCTATTGTGCTGCTTGGTGCCGTTATTATATATAGCTGTAATAAATCTTCCGGCGGCTCGGGTTCAACGGGTGGCACTACAAACACCACAAGCACAACTTACAATGCGTTATATATTCCGCCAACATTAACAGGCACATCGTTTAATATCTCGTTAGCTAAATCAAGCAAACAATTTTTCGCTACAGGCGCAGATACGCCAACCTACAGCTATAATGGGTTACCGTTTTGGGGGCCAACATTAATATTTAACAAAGGCGATAACATTACACTTAACGTTACCAATAACTTAACAGATACAACTACCGTTCACTGGCATGGGTTCCATATCCCGCCGATAATGGATGGCGGCCCGCATCAAAAAATTGCACCTGGCACCACCTGGTCGCCGCACTTTGTGGTGATGAATAGTGCATCAACCTATTGGTTTCACCCGCACCTGCACGAAAAAACCTACCAGCAGTTAACCATGGGTGCAGGTGGCTTAATTATAGTGAGAGACCCTATAGAAACGGCGTTGAACCTGCCCCGTAATTACGGTGTAGACGATATACCACTGGTATTAACCAGCCGCAGGTTTAACGCCGATAACTCCTTTAATACCAATGTAAATGATTATGGCGACTACCTGCTGGCTAATGGCACCCTTAACCCGCAGGCTACTTTACCCAAGCAATTTGTACGGTTTAGGATATTGAATGCCGAAATTGAACGCGCTTATAATTTAGGCTTTGGCGATAACCGCACCTTTTATGTGATAAGCAACGATGGTGGCCTGCTTGATGCTCCCGCACCTGTTACCCGGCTGGTGTTGGGCGTAGGCGAAAGAGCGGAAGTATTGGTTGATTTGAGTAACGATGCTGTTGGTTCAAACGTTTCGTTTAAATCGTATAACAGCGGGCAAACCTTTGGTTTTCCGGGTGGCGAGCCGTCAACCTCGGGTGCTTTGGGCAGTTTGCTTAACAATACCACTTTCGAGGTATTGAACATCAACGTGGCCGCAGCCACAAGCGGTGCAGTTACTGCCATCCCAACCAAACTCACCACCAATACCTACCTGGCCGCAAGCGATGCAACCAGTACCATTGTAACCAATATAACTGCCGGCCAGGGCAGCTCGGAGTTTGCGTTTGATAATAATAATTACAATTATATAACCATTAACCATACCATACCCTTAAATACGGTTGTAAAATGGACTTTTGTTAACAGCAATGTTTTTGGGCACTCCATCCATATTCATGATATACAATTTAAAATTGTTTCGAGAAGTTCGGGCACCATACAACCTTACGAGCAGGGCTGGAAAGATTCGTTCTTTTTGCACCTCGGCGAAACGGTTTCGGTAGTTGCTAAATTTAATGATTTTGCCGATGGAACTAACCCTTATATGTACCACTGCCATTTTCCAAACCATGAGGATGCCGGGCTAATGGGCCAGTTTTTAGTAACTCCTTAA
- a CDS encoding toxin-antitoxin system YwqK family antitoxin, with protein MPRFVVLLIAGILLLAACKPPAGNKPPQLLVKNFDPNLLHTDSGWFYKGKAFNGYMIEVDRDNSILYKLPIIEGKEQGQAFGRFNTGEKLMLRNFKDGKKEGSFEQWWPNGNLHYLFNYKGDKMDGRQMVFYPNGKHRQESNFLDGKEEGIQRQWAANGSLLSNYTIKNGTLYGIIKVKSCLPTGH; from the coding sequence ATGCCGCGTTTTGTTGTTTTATTAATAGCGGGCATTTTGTTGCTTGCCGCTTGTAAACCGCCGGCAGGCAACAAGCCGCCCCAACTTTTGGTTAAAAACTTTGACCCCAACCTGCTGCATACCGATAGCGGCTGGTTTTACAAGGGCAAAGCCTTTAACGGCTATATGATTGAGGTTGACCGCGACAACTCAATACTATACAAATTACCTATTATTGAGGGCAAAGAGCAGGGCCAGGCATTTGGCCGCTTTAATACCGGCGAAAAGCTGATGCTGCGAAACTTTAAAGACGGAAAAAAGGAGGGCTCTTTTGAGCAATGGTGGCCCAACGGTAACCTGCACTACTTATTTAATTACAAAGGCGATAAAATGGATGGCCGGCAAATGGTTTTTTACCCAAACGGGAAACATAGGCAGGAAAGTAATTTTTTAGATGGTAAAGAAGAGGGTATACAACGCCAGTGGGCAGCCAATGGGTCGCTATTATCAAACTATACCATAAAAAACGGTACACTATATGGAATTATTAAAGTTAAAAGCTGTTTACCAACGGGGCATTAA